The Prunus dulcis chromosome 3, ALMONDv2, whole genome shotgun sequence genome segment CATCCTAAACATTAATTTAACAAGTCagtaaataacaaaataatttaatgaaACCGTAAAACTCTTTTGACGCCCCGGACTCTGGGGTCGGTGAAAATCCCGCGCTCGGTGaatgaggaaaaaaataaaaataaaaagaagccgAAACTCCAAAATGCAACTTtacaattaataaataaagctCTATCACTCTTATCCAATTCAGCCTTAACTGGTTTAATCCTCGTCTGACCCACTAATTCatctaaaaaattaaacagggTGAAGGATGAGCAACCACCATTCAGTAGGGACATGAGACCTTACCACGGGAAattgatataactaaattaagaAACATACAATCACATAACatataaaagataataatGAATGGATGCTCTTCATCTAATCCcgttaattcatataactgGACAAGCAGACCTGCCCATTTATATGAACTAACCCCCATCTCAATCATCCTATAATTTCTCCATTTTGTTAGTCATTTTGTCTAACTCCCCGCCGCCAGTCCTGCATCACCCAATAAAAACTATGTGCACTGTGGGATCTTAAGATCTGGGACCTACCAAGAGTTAGACTCAACTacacacaaaaattatttACATTACCCTCTTTTCCATACTTTCTTCATCAACCCAAGAATTCCAGCCATCTCCGATAACATATGAACATGtcattattaataaaataatacaatGATAATTAACAAAACGTAAACACCCAATAACAAATAATATCAACCAAACTGTAATATCACGCATAATATAATTCTcacgaaatttaattaaatcaatccCCGTAAAGAATTCCAAGAAACCCCTACCTCGATTCCAAAACTTTGCTCCAAGTTAAGAAAATACAAGCTAAGCCCCATATCTCCTCCAAGAATTTCAtcacctctctctctagaTGTAGTAAACCATTTATAAAAGtaaattcttatttatagTACGTAGTAGAAGTAGGCAACAAGAAATCCCTCATTGGTTAATATTATTGGCGGCAACAATATAGGATAACAACCACTCGAGGCTATCTTCAATTTTTGTATGTCCCGCCACTTAGCAAGAATGGTGGCACCATCTCTAACTACAATACTCTTGATCCAACACCTCATGCTAATGAGTCAGCTTCTTACCAAATATATCTTTTAAGCCTTAACTcctaaatttttaataaaatacaatatatatatatatataatttataaattttatggcaaaatattaaatcttcaaattatataattttataaatatgggGTTTCACAACAACCCGTATCAAATATCAATTGTCTATACGCACTGATAATTGTTATCCAAAATTTTCTGCCTCACTCAACACGACACGTCGTTTACTTCAACCCCTCAACCAAAAACAGTCCATACCAAACCCAGTCCCTCTCTCCGAGCACAACGACTCCAACACCAAACTAACACTAACCACCACACCATGACACCCCGCCGCCATCTGAGGCTCCTCGGCCTCACCAAACCCACGCGCTCAACCACCTCGGTTCCCACCATGCGCCGCCACTACGCCACAAAGTACACTGCCAAGATAACCTCAACCTCCCCAACGGGCCTCTCCGTCTCCGCCGAGGTGACACCACCACCGCCCCTCCCCACAGACATCCGCGGCTACGCTCTCCCGCGACGCGACCTCATCTGCAAAGCCACCCAAATCCTCCTTCGCCAGTCACCTTCCGCCACGTCGTCCGACCCCTTCTCCGACCTCTCCGACTAcctctcctccctctccctcCACCTCACCTCATCCGAAGCCTCCGAAATCCTGAAATCCCTTAACTGCCCCGACCTCGCCATTAGATTCTTCCGGTTTTGTCCCTCGCTTTCCCCGAATTTCCACCATGACCCCTTCACCTGCAACCGCCTCCTCCTCATTTTCTCCAAGTCCACCTCCCCTGCCCGGTTCGACCTCGCCCGGTCGATCCTCCGCGACATGGACCGCTCCAACATACGTGGCAACATCTCCACCGTCAACATCCTCATAGGCCTGTTCGGCGACACTGAAGACCTGCAGACGTGTATTGGGTTGGTGAAGAAATGGTGTCTCAACATGAACTGCTACACTTACAAGTGCTTGCTTCAGGCCTTCTTGCGCTCTTACGAATCCACCAAAGCCTTCGATACTTATCTGGAAATGCGGCGTCGTGGTTATAAGCTCGATATTTTTGGCTACAACATGTTGTTGGATGCGCTAGCCAAAGACGAAAAGGTTTGGAAtttgaatgaatgaattgaatATATGACCTTATTGTTGCACTCACGTTTGAATTCGATGTGGGTTTTTGTGGGTTTCTGATTTCCTGATGTGCAGCAGAAAATTTGACAGGTTGAGGATGCATACAAGGTGTTTGatgatatgaagaagaagcattGCGAGCCGGATGAGTTTACGTACACGATCATGATCAGAATGAGTGGGAAATTGGGCAAAGGTGATGAGTCTCTGGGGTTGTTTCAGGAGATGATAACAAGGGGTTGCAGTCCTAATATGATTGTTTACAATACTATGATTCAGGCTCTTGCTAGGAGCAAGATGGTTGAGAAGGCCATCATTGTGTTCTCAAAAATGGTGGAGAACAATTGCAGGCCTAATGAGTTTACGTACAGTGtgattttgaatgttttggtTGCTGAAGGGCAGCTGGGTAGGTTTGATAAGGTGGTGGAGATGTCGAAGAAATACATGACTAAGTCAATATACGCGTATCTTGTGAGGACGTTGAGTAAATTGGGTCATGCCGGTGAAGCTCACCGGCTGTTCTGCAACATGTGGAGCTTCCATGACAGAGGGGATCGGGACGCGTACATGTCAATGTTGGAGAGTCTGTGTAGTGCTGGTAAAACCGCGGAGGCCATTGACATGCTGAGTAACATTCATGAGAAAGGGGTAACTACTGATACTATGATGTACAACACAGTTTTGTCAGCTCTTGGAAGGTTGAAGCAGGTATCTCATCTCAGTGAACTGTATGAAAAGATGAAACTTGACGGCCCCGAACCTGACATATTTACGTACAATATTCTGATTTCGAGCTATGGTAGAGCTGGGAAGGTTGATGAGGCTGTGACCATATTTGAACAGCTTGAGAACAGCGATTGTAAACCTGATATCATCTCTTACAATTCATTGATCAACTGCCTTGGCAAGAACGGTGATGTGGATGAAGCCCACATGAGGTTTAAGGAGATGCAAGAGAAGGGTTTTAGCCCTGATGTTGTCACCTACAGCACTCTCATCGAGTGCTTCGGCAAGACAGATAGGGTTGAAATGGCATGCAGGTTGTTCGAGGACATGCTTGCTCAAGGCTGCTACCCTAACATTGTAACATACAACATCTTGCTCGACTGTCTTGAGAGGTGTGGGAGGACTGCTGAGGCAGTGGATCTGTATGCAAAGCTTAAGCAGCAGGGGTTGACACCGGATTCAATTACATATGCCGTGCTTGAACGATTGCAGAGTGGTTCACATAGGAGAGTCAGAGTTCGCAGGCAGAGTCCGATCACAGGTTGGGTTGTAAGCCCTTTAAGATGATGAAGGGTTTTGATGTATATTAGCCAATGAAGGTTGTAGTTATACCCAAGCATTGTTGCTTCTTTGGAGGCATCTTTCAATCGCAGCCAAGCATGTGGCTGTTGCCTTGACAAATTGTTGGATGTTAAAGGGTCTGCGGTTGATAAATTGTTGTCCATAACCACATGGTTAAGCCAAAATATTTTGATCTACTCAACCTCTAATAATATGATCTCAAATTGTAAATATTGTTTGCTTTTTGCAACGACATTTTGATCAATTACTTTTGTCTCGTAATACATTGTAATTTAATACGCCAATGCAATTACAaagccaaaaataaataagaaatcaTACAAATGCTATCAACCTCACTTCAAAAACCTAACTCAAGTATCATGTTGAGTACAAAACTTAAAGCTGTGGAAGCAACAAAGAATCAGAAACAAATCATATAGCTTCAAATGCTTCTCGGATCACATAATCTACAAAATTGTTCTAGTACTCATCGACTGTTACAAGCTACCACTACAAATGCCATGCAAGGCCATAAGAGTGAATCTCAACAAGTTATTGCTGTAAATCATACTTTAAGTTCCAAATCAATACTGGTGTAGAAAACCAAGCTCGCAACAATTGATCAACGCTTGACCCATTGGAAGCTCTTCCTTGCCTTTGCTTTTCCtggttttttcctttccaCCACACGTGAGTCCCTTGTCAAGAAACCAGCTGGAAAGACAAGTGAACAACTGGATTAGCAAGAAAGCAACACAGCTATAAAAGATCatttataagaaaacaaattagtAAAATTGACAATTTACAAGGTTAGCATCTGTTTCTCCCTA includes the following:
- the LOC117621337 gene encoding pentatricopeptide repeat-containing protein At1g51965, mitochondrial produces the protein MTPRRHLRLLGLTKPTRSTTSVPTMRRHYATKYTAKITSTSPTGLSVSAEVTPPPPLPTDIRGYALPRRDLICKATQILLRQSPSATSSDPFSDLSDYLSSLSLHLTSSEASEILKSLNCPDLAIRFFRFCPSLSPNFHHDPFTCNRLLLIFSKSTSPARFDLARSILRDMDRSNIRGNISTVNILIGLFGDTEDLQTCIGLVKKWCLNMNCYTYKCLLQAFLRSYESTKAFDTYLEMRRRGYKLDIFGYNMLLDALAKDEKVEDAYKVFDDMKKKHCEPDEFTYTIMIRMSGKLGKGDESLGLFQEMITRGCSPNMIVYNTMIQALARSKMVEKAIIVFSKMVENNCRPNEFTYSVILNVLVAEGQLGRFDKVVEMSKKYMTKSIYAYLVRTLSKLGHAGEAHRLFCNMWSFHDRGDRDAYMSMLESLCSAGKTAEAIDMLSNIHEKGVTTDTMMYNTVLSALGRLKQVSHLSELYEKMKLDGPEPDIFTYNILISSYGRAGKVDEAVTIFEQLENSDCKPDIISYNSLINCLGKNGDVDEAHMRFKEMQEKGFSPDVVTYSTLIECFGKTDRVEMACRLFEDMLAQGCYPNIVTYNILLDCLERCGRTAEAVDLYAKLKQQGLTPDSITYAVLERLQSGSHRRVRVRRQSPITGWVVSPLR